In Zingiber officinale cultivar Zhangliang chromosome 6A, Zo_v1.1, whole genome shotgun sequence, a single genomic region encodes these proteins:
- the LOC121996183 gene encoding uncharacterized protein LOC121996183 isoform X1 — protein MSVSYKYWDDCVDPDEMRLLWKYPEVRKEWIDAGENIGQKVLLSRDPEGQLYLTQTEMRAVAKIVLQRHFNSQIELEMICVIAEIASDRQLLAQKYNKKTKQTTIGIMQIEQETADWLVREIGYRYYDIEENSNLLFRPFVNVYFGAAYIKWLSCMDGKERTEEFIIRAYRGSIKKANHKSTLDHYRRYLSVKESFYTVREEALDAFGTAQQLSVASGSGEGWTYWDIRVSSEDMEQLWKHPEVLKEWTESGERPGKVRFSHDSEKRIYLSRVEVKAVAEIITSRWFVSKGIRPTTLAALADICSMRFVNGVRARIGLLGIDYPTAAWLYKDVQYRAYKVVSVDDLYNPFVSMYFGAAYLAWLSVYEGRQRDLHFVIQAYMSGPENVSLQETGPLWNKFQQALSYYEEPKKKNRGSCCIL, from the exons ATGTCGGTGAGCTACAAGTATTGGGATGATTGTGTTGATCCAGATGAAATGCGACTCCTGTGGAAGTATCCAGAGGTGAGGAAAGAATGGATCGACGCAGGCGAAAACATAGGGCAGAAGGTTCTACTCTCACGTGATCCGGAAGGGCAACTTTATCTCACTCAAACAGAAATGAGG GCTGTTGCTAAGATTGTTCTCCAGCGACACTTCAATTCTCAGATAGAGCTG GAAATGATTTGTGTGATTGCTGAAATTGCCAGTGACAGACAACTTTTGGCACAGAAGTACAATAAAAAGACAAAGCAAACAACAATTGGCATTATGCAGATAGAACAAGAAACTGCAGATTGGCTTGTCAG ggaaaTTGGCTATCGCTATTATGATATAGAGGAAAATTCCAATCTTCTATTTAGGCCCTTTGTGAATGTCTACTTTGGAGCTGCTTACATAAAGTGGTTGTCTTGTATGGATGGAAA AGAAAGGACTGAAGAATTTATCATTAGAGCTTACAGAGGGAGTATCAAGAAGGCCAATCACAAGTCAACACTAGACCATTATCGACGCTATCTATCTGTGAAAGAGAGTTTCTATACTGTAAG GGAGGAGGCACTTGATGCTTTTGGCACTGCTCAACAACTTTCTGTAGCTTCAG GATCAGGTGAAGGGTGGACATACTGGGACATTAGAGTATCTTCAGAAGACATGGAACAATTATGGAAGCATCCTGAAGTTTTAAAGGAGTGGACAGAGTCTGGTGAGAGGCCTGGAAAAGTGCGTTTCTCCCATGATTCAGAGAAGAGAATTTATCTTTCTCGCGTTGAAGTGAAG GCCGTTGCTGAAATAATTACTTCAAGGTGGTTTGTTTCCAAAGGAATACGACCT ACGACTCTAGCTGCTCTTGCCGACATATGTAGCATGCGATTCGTAAATGGTGTACGTGCGCGCATAGGATTATTGGGAATTGACTATCCTACTGCTGCCTGGTTATACAA AGATGTTCAATATAGGGCATATAAAGTTGTGTCAGTCGATGATCTCTACAATCCTTTTGTGTCCATGTACTTTGGTGCAGCTTATTTGGCCTGGCTTTCAGTGTACGAGGGGAG ACAAAGAGATCTTCACTTTGTGATTCAAGCTTATATGAGTGGGCCAGAGAACGTAAGCCTTCAGGAGACTGGGCCGCTCTGGAATAAATTTCAGCAAGCCTTGAGCTATTATGAAGAACCTAAAAAGAA GAATCGAGGGAGCTGCTGTATTTTATAA
- the LOC121996183 gene encoding uncharacterized protein LOC121996183 isoform X2, whose protein sequence is MSVSYKYWDDCVDPDEMRLLWKYPEVRKEWIDAGENIGQKVLLSRDPEGQLYLTQTEMRAVAKIVLQRHFNSQIELEMICVIAEIASDRQLLAQKYNKKTKQTTIGIMQIEQETADWLVREIGYRYYDIEENSNLLFRPFVNVYFGAAYIKWLSCMDGKERTEEFIIRAYRGSIKKANHKSTLDHYRRYLSVKESFYTVREEALDAFGTAQQLSVASGEGWTYWDIRVSSEDMEQLWKHPEVLKEWTESGERPGKVRFSHDSEKRIYLSRVEVKAVAEIITSRWFVSKGIRPTTLAALADICSMRFVNGVRARIGLLGIDYPTAAWLYKDVQYRAYKVVSVDDLYNPFVSMYFGAAYLAWLSVYEGRQRDLHFVIQAYMSGPENVSLQETGPLWNKFQQALSYYEEPKKKNRGSCCIL, encoded by the exons ATGTCGGTGAGCTACAAGTATTGGGATGATTGTGTTGATCCAGATGAAATGCGACTCCTGTGGAAGTATCCAGAGGTGAGGAAAGAATGGATCGACGCAGGCGAAAACATAGGGCAGAAGGTTCTACTCTCACGTGATCCGGAAGGGCAACTTTATCTCACTCAAACAGAAATGAGG GCTGTTGCTAAGATTGTTCTCCAGCGACACTTCAATTCTCAGATAGAGCTG GAAATGATTTGTGTGATTGCTGAAATTGCCAGTGACAGACAACTTTTGGCACAGAAGTACAATAAAAAGACAAAGCAAACAACAATTGGCATTATGCAGATAGAACAAGAAACTGCAGATTGGCTTGTCAG ggaaaTTGGCTATCGCTATTATGATATAGAGGAAAATTCCAATCTTCTATTTAGGCCCTTTGTGAATGTCTACTTTGGAGCTGCTTACATAAAGTGGTTGTCTTGTATGGATGGAAA AGAAAGGACTGAAGAATTTATCATTAGAGCTTACAGAGGGAGTATCAAGAAGGCCAATCACAAGTCAACACTAGACCATTATCGACGCTATCTATCTGTGAAAGAGAGTTTCTATACTGTAAG GGAGGAGGCACTTGATGCTTTTGGCACTGCTCAACAACTTTCTGTAGCTTCAG GTGAAGGGTGGACATACTGGGACATTAGAGTATCTTCAGAAGACATGGAACAATTATGGAAGCATCCTGAAGTTTTAAAGGAGTGGACAGAGTCTGGTGAGAGGCCTGGAAAAGTGCGTTTCTCCCATGATTCAGAGAAGAGAATTTATCTTTCTCGCGTTGAAGTGAAG GCCGTTGCTGAAATAATTACTTCAAGGTGGTTTGTTTCCAAAGGAATACGACCT ACGACTCTAGCTGCTCTTGCCGACATATGTAGCATGCGATTCGTAAATGGTGTACGTGCGCGCATAGGATTATTGGGAATTGACTATCCTACTGCTGCCTGGTTATACAA AGATGTTCAATATAGGGCATATAAAGTTGTGTCAGTCGATGATCTCTACAATCCTTTTGTGTCCATGTACTTTGGTGCAGCTTATTTGGCCTGGCTTTCAGTGTACGAGGGGAG ACAAAGAGATCTTCACTTTGTGATTCAAGCTTATATGAGTGGGCCAGAGAACGTAAGCCTTCAGGAGACTGGGCCGCTCTGGAATAAATTTCAGCAAGCCTTGAGCTATTATGAAGAACCTAAAAAGAA GAATCGAGGGAGCTGCTGTATTTTATAA